A region of Anticarsia gemmatalis isolate Benzon Research Colony breed Stoneville strain chromosome 10, ilAntGemm2 primary, whole genome shotgun sequence DNA encodes the following proteins:
- the LOC142975923 gene encoding kelch-like protein 5, whose protein sequence is MSGCDTQKAEASKDNILLSTNSIDEGLPRELSQLSLSSASSAEEFFCDKGHADTALKNIFSYFQSQKLCDVTLVAGGCRIPAHKILLSSCSEYFAAMFTGSLREAQLETTEITLERVDPQALQELVNYCYTGTIELREETVEVLLSTASLLQLNSVTKACCAFLNKQLDPCNCLGIALFAEQQSCLDLHKSALKYTYQHFMQVVKHQEFLGLTDEQLASLLKSDDLNVVTEENVFESLMTWVQHDSAIREKHLPTLLKLIKLPLLSSEYLIDKVELACGNVPECQPLIMEAVKWHLLPERRSLLFSHRTRPRTSTIGRLLAIGGMDGYKGASNMEMYDPRTNTWTPFMRMGARRLQFGVAVLQNKLIVVGGRDGLKTLNTVECFDLSSLSWSVLAPMNTHRHGLGVAVLGEGPNCPVYAVGGHDGWIYLNSVERWDACSRTWTMVSPMTGARSTCGVAALRGRLYAVGGRDGGACLRSVECYDPATNHWTNCAPMSRRRGGVSVCAAGGYLYALGGHEAPANTVGGRLACVERYDPSTDTWSILARLSYGRDAIGSCLLGDRIVAVGGYDGVQYLCVVEVFDSEGNCWRKLAPLSTGRAGAAVVAVPPPKNLF, encoded by the exons ATGTCGGGTTGTGATACTCAGAAAGCTGAGGCGTCTAAAGACAATATATTATTGTCAACAAACTCAATCGACGAAGGTTTGCCCCGTGAGCTAAGCCAGTTAAGTCTCTCAAGTGCTTCAAGCGCAGAAGAATTCTTTTGTGATAAAGGACATGCAGACACAGCTTTAAAGAACATATTCAGCTACTTTCAATCACAAAAATTGTGCGACGTTACGCTCGTTGCAGGAGGATGcag AATCCCTGCACACAAAATTCTCCTGTCGTCATGCAGCGAGTACTTTGCAGCAATGTTTACTGGCTCTCTGAGGGAAGCTCAGCTGGAGACCACAGAAATAACACTTGAGAGAGTTGATCCACAAGCACTACAAGAACTGGTCAACTACTGTTATACTGGCACTATAG AACTGAGAGAGGAAACAGTTGAGGTGCTCCTTTCAACAGCAAGCTTGCTACAGCTTAATTCTGTTACAAAAGCATGTTGCGCTTTCTTAAATAAGCAGCTGGACCCTTGTAATTGTCTGGGAATAGCTTTGTTTGCTGAGCAACAGTCCTGTTTGGATTTACACAAAAGTGCTTTAAAATACACATACCAGCACTTTATGCag GTAGTGAAACATCAAGAATTTCTTGGCCTAACAGATGAACAGCTGGCAAGCTTGTTGAAATCAGATGATCTCAATGTTGTGACTGAAGAAAATGTCTTTGAAAGCCTGATGACATGGGTCCAACATGACAGTGCTATTAGAGAAAAGCATTTGCCTACTTTATTGAAACTTATTAAACTACCTCTTCTGTCATCTGag TACTTAATAGATAAAGTGGAACTGGCTTGTGGTAATGTACCTGAATGCCAACCATTAATAATGGAGGCTGTGAAATGGCATCTTCTACCAGAAAGGCGGTCTCTCCTTTTCTCTCATAGAACTAGACCCAGGACTTCAACTATTGGACGTCTTTTAGCTATAGGTGGAATGGATGGGTATAAG GGTGCAAGTAACATGGAAATGTATGATCCTCGTACAAACACTTGGACCCCTTTTATGAGGATGGGAGCTAGAAGACTGCAGTTTGGTGTGGCAGTATTGCAAAACAAACTTATTGTTGTAGGGGGCAGAGATGGTCTGAAGACATTGAATACT GTTGAATGTTTTGACTTGTCGTCTCTGAGCTGGAGCGTGTTGGCGCCGATGAACACACACCGACACGGGCTAGGCGTCGCGGTACTTGGCGAGGGCCCAAACTGTCCTGTCTATGCTGTTGGTGGCCATGATGGATGGATTTACTTGAACTCTGTAGAGAG gTGGGACGCGTGTTCTCGCACATGGACGATGGTGTCGCCTATGACGGGCGCTCGTAGCACTTGCGGGGTGGCGGCCTTGAGGGGTCGCCTGTACGCCGTGGGCGGTCGTGATGGAGGCGCTTGCTTGCGTTCTGTCGAATGCTATGATCCGGCCACCAACCACTGGACAAATTGTGCGCCAATGTCGCGCCGCCGCGGTGGTGTTAGT GTTTGCGCGGCTGGAGGCTACCTCTACGCTCTGGGAGGTCACGAAGCTCCCGCTAACACAGTTGGCGGGCGTCTAGCATGCGTCGAACGATACGACCCTTCAACAGACACTTGGTCGATTTTAGCGCGGCTGTCGTACGGACGAGATGCTATTGGATCCTGTCTGCTCGGTGACAGAATTGTTGCTGTTG GTGGATATGATGGAGTTCAATACCTGTGCGTTGTGGAAGTTTTCGACTCTGAAGGTAATTGCTGGCGCAAACTGGCTCCGCTGAGCACAGGACGTGCTGGTGCTGCCGTGGTCGCCGTCCCGCCGCCCAAGAACCTGTTCTGA
- the LOC142976253 gene encoding c-Myc-binding protein: MSSYKPIDSKREEFRRYLERAGVMDALTKVLVSLYEEPDKPEDALEYVRKHLGTDGGDDELEAARARIAELEAENALLKGEAAPTEG; the protein is encoded by the exons ATGTCTTCATATAAA ccTATCGATTCTAAACGTGAAGAATTCAGAAGATATTTAGAAAGAGCCGGCGTTATGGATGCCCTGACCAAAGTTCTTGTTAGTTTATACGAAGAGCCGGATAAACCTGAAGATGCCCTAGAGTATGTGCGTAAACATTTGGGAACTGACGGTGGAGATGATGAATTAGAGGCCGCAAGAGCCCGCATTGCCGAGCTTGAAGCTGAAAATGCATTGCTCAAAGGCGAAGCCGCCCCAACGGAAGGATAG
- the CCT8 gene encoding chaperonin containing TCP1 subunit 8: MALHVPKAPGVPQMLKDGARMFSGLEEAVFRNINACKQFAQSVRSAYGPNGMNKMIINHIDKQFVTSDAGTIIRELDVEHPAAKLMVLASQMQDAEVGDGTNFVIVLSGALLEAAEELLRLGVTPSEIADGYEKALEKCIEILPSLICEEIKDCKNVDAVTKGIIPSIMSKQYGNEDFIAGLVTKACVAILPEKTTFNVDNVRICKILGSGLLQSEVLSGMVFKREVEGDVPSAKNAKVAVYSCPVDITQTETKGTVLIKSADELLNFSRGEESLLEKQIKEIADAGVKVIVAGAKFGDMALHFLNKFGIMAVRLNSKFDIRRLAKTVNATVLPRLTTPTAEELGYCDSVGVEEVGDTRVVYFRMESSESRISTVVIRGSTDNYMDDIERAIDDGVNTFKGIARDGRFVPGAGATEIELAQQLLQYADTLPGLEQYAVRKFAVALESIPKALADNSGANATEVVNNIYKAHKEGNKNAGYDIESENSGTCDTKEKNILDLYMLKYWGLKYAVGASTTILKVDQIIMAKRAGGPKPKPAAGSDDES; encoded by the exons ATGGCCTTACACGTACCTAAAGCTCCGGGTGTACCCCAGATGTTGAAAGATGGGGCTCGG ATGTTCTCTGGCCTGGAAGAAGCAGTTTTCCGAAACATAAATGCTTGCAAACAATTTGCCCAAAGTGTGCGCTCTGCATATGGCCCTAATGGAATGAACAAAATGATTATTAATCATATTGATAAACAATTTGTAACCAGTGATGCTGGTACCATCATCAGAGAACTTGATGTTGAACACCCTGCAGCTAAATTGATGGTTCTGGCAAGTCAAATGCAAGATGCTGAGGTCGGTGATGGAACAaactttgttattgttttgtctGGAGCTCTCCTTGAAGCTGCTGAGGAACTGTTGCGTTTAGGTGTCACACCCAGTGAGATTGCTGATGGGTATGAAAAAGCTCTAGAGAAGTGCATTGAGATTCTCCCCAGCCTTATCTGTGAAGAAATTAAGGACTGCAAAAATGTTGATGCAGTCACCAAAGGCATTATTCCCTCAATAATGTCTAAACAGTATGGCAATGAAGATTTCATTGCAGGACTGGTTACCAAAGCATGTGTGGCTATTCTCCCAgaaaaaactacatttaatgTTGATAATGTGAGAATATGcaaa ATTTTGGGATCAGGACTCCTACAGTCTGAAGTACTCTCTGGTATGGTGTTCAAACGAGAAGTAGAAGGAGATGTGCCCTCAGCCAAAAATGCTAAAGTAGCTGTGTACTCCTGCCCTGTAGATATCACTCAAACTGAGACAAAGGGCACAGTCTTGATCAAATCTGCTGATGAACTCCTTAACTTTAGCAGAGGAGAGGAATCACTTCTCGAAAAACAGATCAAAGAAATTGCTGATGCTGGAGTCAAGGTTATTGTAGCTGGAGCTAAGTTTGGTGATATGGCACTGCACTTCTTAAATAAGTTCGGTATTATGGCAGTCCGCCTGAACTCCAAGTTTGATATTCGCCGTCTTGCAAAAACTGTTAATGCTACT GTGTTGCCACGTCTAACGACACCCACAGCTGAAGAGCTTGGATATTGTGACTCAGTTGGTGTTGAAGAAGTGGGAGATACACGTGTTGTTTACTTCCGCATGGAGAGCAGTGAATCACGCATTTCCACAGTTGTTATCAGAGGTTCCACTGACAATTATATGGATGACATTGAGAGAGCTATTGATGATGGTGTTAACACCTTCAAGGGAATTGCTAGAGATGGAAG attcGTCCCTGGTGCTGGTGCCACAGAAATTGAATTAGCCCAACAACTCTTACAATACGCTGATACTCTGCCTGGCCTAGAACAATATGCAGTAAGGAAATTCGCAGTCGCCCTGGAGAGCATCCCCAAAGCTTTGGCAGATAACTCGGGTGCAAATGCTACAGAAGTAGTTAACAACATCTACAAGGCTCACAAG GAGGGCAACAAGAATGCTGGGTATGACATTGAGTCTGAAAACAGTGGTACTTGTGACACAAaggagaaaaatattttggactTGTATATGCTTAAGTACTGGGGTCTCAAATACGCCGTCGGTGCCTCCACCACTATTCTCAAAGTGGACCAAATTATCATGGCTAAGAGAGCAGGAGGTCCTAAACCGAAACCCGCAGCAGGAAGCGATGACGAGtcttaa
- the ATPsynO gene encoding ATP synthase subunit O, mitochondrial has translation MSLTKGNMLVRSLSTSASASQMVKPPVQVFGLEGRYASALYSAASKNKTLDTVEKELSQFQQSIKTDAKLKEFIINPTLKRNLKSEALKHVATQTKMSPTTSNLLGLLAENGRLDKLEAVINAFKIMMAAHRGEVTCEVVTAKPLDQAQRQNLEAALKKFLKSNETLQLTAKVDPALIGGMVVSIGDKYVDMSVASKVKKYTELISAAV, from the exons ATGTCTCTCACAAAGGGAAATATGCTG GTGCGCTCCTTGAGCACATCGGCTTCAGCAAGTCAAATGGTCAAGCCGCCGGTGCAGGTATTCGGACTTGAAGGCAGATACGCATCAGCTTTATACTCCGCGGCTTCGAAAAACAAGACCTTGGACACTGTTGAGAAAGAACTGTCTCAGTTCCAGCAGTCCATCAAGACCGATGCTAAACTCAAGGAGTTCATCATTAACCCAACTTTGAAGAGAAATTTGAAGTCCGAGGCCTTGAAGCATGTTGCTACGCAG aCCAAGATGTCGCCAACCACCAGCAACTTACTTGGTCTTTTGGCTGAGAATGGTCGTTTGGATAAACTTGAAGCTGTAATTAACGCATTCAAGATCATGATGGCTGCCCACCGTGGTGAGGTTACCTGTGAAGTTGTCACTGCCAAGCCTCTTGACCAAGCCCAGAGACAGAACTTGGAAGCTGCTCTTAAg aaattccTGAAATCCAATGAAACCCTTCAGTTGACTGCCAAGGTTGATCCTGCTCTGATTGGTGGCATGGTTGTATCTATTGGCGACAAATACGTGGACATGAGTGTTGCCAGCAAAGTTAAGAAGTACACCGAACTGATCAGTGCTGctgtttaa